A genomic segment from Coturnix japonica isolate 7356 chromosome 26, Coturnix japonica 2.1, whole genome shotgun sequence encodes:
- the SYT2 gene encoding synaptotagmin-2 has translation MTFKQASMMAPEATATTMPMATMENSTETAGPGESKEDMFAKLREKFMNELNKIPLPPWALIAIAVVAGLLILTCCFCICKKCCCKKKKNKKEKGKGMKNAMNMKDMKSGNQDDDDAETGLTEGEGEEEEKEPENLGKLQFSLDYDFQANQLTVGILQAAELPALDMGGTSDPYVKVFLLPDKKKKYETKVQKKTLNPAFNETFTFKVPYQELGGKTLVMAIYDFDRFSKHDIIGEVKVPMNTVDLGQPIEEWRDLQSGEKEEPEKLGDICISLRYVPTAGKLTVCILEAKNLKKMDVGGLSDPYVKIHLLQNGKRLKKKKTTVKKKTLNPYFNESFSFEIPFEQIQKVQVVITVLDYDKLGKNEAIGKIFTGFNSTGTELRHWSDMLANPRRPIAQWHSLKPEEEVDAALGKNK, from the exons ATGACATTCAAGCAAGCATCCATGATGGCCCCGGAGGCCACAGCCACCACGATGCCCATGGCCACCATGGAGAATTCCACTGAGACTGCAGGGCCAGGAGAGAGCAAGGAGGACATGTTTGCAAAGCTGAGGGAGAAGTTCATGAATGAGCTCAACAAGATCCCCT TGCCTCCCTGGGCCCTCATCGCCATCGCGGTGGTTGCTGGCCTCCTCATCCTCACTTGCTGCTTCTGCATCTGcaagaaatgctgctgcaagaagaagaagaacaagaaggagAAGGGCAAAGGCATGAAGAATGCCATGAACATGAAGGACATGAAGTCTGGCAACCAG GACGATGACGATGCAGAGACAGGACTGACAGAAGGGGAAGgtgaagaagaggagaaggagcCAGAGAACTTGGGCAAGCTGCAGTTCTCACTAGATTATGATTTCCAGGCAAACCAG TTGACAGTGGGGATCCTCCAAGCAGCTGAACTGCCGGCTTTGGACATGGGTGGCACTTCAGACCCCTACGTCAAGGTGTTCCTGCTCCCCGACAAGAAGAAGAAGTATGAGACAAAGGTGCAGAAGAAGACACTCAACCCTGCCTTCAATGAGACCTTCACCTTCAAG GTCCCTTACCAAGAGCTGGGTGGGAAGACGCTGGTGATGGCCATCTACGACTTCGATCGCTTCTCCAAGCACGACATCATTGGTGAGGTGAAGGTGCCCATGAACACGGTGGATCTGGGCCAACCCATCGAGGAGTGGCGGGACCTGCAGAGCGGTGAGAAGGAAGAG CCAGAGAAGCTTGGAGACATCTGCATCTCCCTTCGGTACGTGCCCACAGCTGGTAAGCTCACCGTCTGCATCCTGGAGGCCAAGAACCTGAAGAAGATGGATGTTGGGGGCCTCTCAG ATCCCTATGTGAAGATCCACCTGCTGCAGAACGGGAAGAGGTTGAAGAAGAAGAAGACCACAGTTAAGAAGAAGACCTTAAACCCTTACTTCAATGAGTCCTTCAGCTTCGAGATCCCCTTTGAGCAGATACAG AAAGTGCAGGTGGTCATCACGGTGCTGGACTATGACAAGCTGGGCAAGAACGAAGCCATAGGCAAGATCTTCACGGGCTTCAACTCCACGGGCACAGAGCTGCGGCACTGGTCTGACATGCTGGCCAACCCACGGCGGCCCATCGCCCAGTGGCACTCATTGAAGCCAGAGGAAGAAGTGGATGCAGCTCTTGGGAAGAACAAATAG